A window of Dickeya zeae NCPPB 2538 contains these coding sequences:
- the smrA gene encoding DNA endonuclease SmrA: MTPDEKALFLNAMDDVKPLKPSSTVVHLKSSFPNVTPHRMQEPELDNFLITGFLDLVSCDTPLEFKREGIQQGVVDKLRQGKYALDASLNLLRQPIETCRQNLFAFMLRAQQENLRNLLIIHGKSRHDKSHANVVRNYLLRWLQQFDAVQACCVAQPFHGGTGACYVSLRKSEQARQDNRERHSKRSR, translated from the coding sequence ATGACTCCTGACGAAAAAGCCCTATTCCTTAACGCCATGGACGATGTCAAACCGCTCAAGCCGTCCTCAACCGTCGTTCACCTGAAGTCCTCTTTCCCGAATGTGACGCCTCATCGTATGCAAGAACCCGAGCTGGATAATTTCCTGATTACTGGATTTTTGGATCTGGTTTCGTGTGACACACCATTGGAGTTCAAAAGAGAAGGCATCCAGCAAGGGGTGGTGGACAAATTACGCCAGGGAAAATATGCGCTGGATGCCAGCCTGAATTTGTTGCGACAACCCATCGAAACCTGTCGACAGAATTTGTTCGCATTCATGTTACGGGCACAGCAGGAGAATTTACGCAATTTGCTGATCATTCACGGAAAAAGTCGCCACGATAAGTCGCATGCCAATGTGGTGCGTAACTACCTGTTGCGCTGGTTGCAGCAGTTTGATGCGGTACAGGCATGCTGTGTTGCTCAGCCATTTCATGGTGGTACTGGTGCCTGTTATGTGTCGCTGAGAAAATCAGAGCAAGCCCGACAGGATAACCGCGAGAGGCATTCAAAACGTAGCCGGTAA
- a CDS encoding phage tail protein produces the protein IPLPWPQATPPAGWLKCNGQAFDKNAFPKLAQVYPGGVLPDLRGEFIRGWDDGRGVDAGRSLLSIQGDAIRNITGAISGGSVFFDAFVGAFYDYGTRSGVSATSYSSVNLSDDFAFDASRVVPTANENRPRNIAFSYIVRAA, from the coding sequence TATTCCGTTGCCCTGGCCACAGGCGACGCCGCCTGCTGGCTGGCTCAAATGCAACGGTCAGGCTTTCGACAAAAACGCCTTCCCGAAACTGGCACAAGTCTACCCCGGCGGGGTGTTACCGGACCTGCGCGGCGAGTTTATTCGTGGCTGGGATGATGGGCGTGGGGTGGATGCGGGGCGATCATTACTGTCAATACAGGGAGATGCCATCCGAAATATAACCGGTGCTATAAGCGGTGGTAGTGTGTTTTTTGATGCATTTGTAGGCGCATTCTATGACTACGGTACACGCAGCGGGGTATCGGCAACATCGTATTCAAGCGTGAACCTATCTGATGATTTTGCATTCGATGCATCTAGGGTCGTCCCGACAGCCAACGAAAACCGCCCCCGCAATATCGCCTTTAGCTATATCGTGAGGGCAGCCTGA
- a CDS encoding phage tail protein I, producing the protein MNKSPLLPPGSSTLEHAVATTGASVENVPIPLRQIWNPDTCPVELLPYLAWTWSVDRWDESWSEAVKRKVIKDAFFIHRHKGTIGALRRVVEPLGYLIRIKEWWQTGDVPGTFRLDIGIQESGITEESFQELERLIADAKPVSRQMLGLNINLDTQGTVSLGASSYSGDELTIYPYFPETISISGEEFTGGAIHLIDDLNVGG; encoded by the coding sequence ATGAATAAAAGCCCCCTGCTTCCCCCCGGTTCATCCACACTGGAGCATGCGGTCGCGACGACTGGCGCCAGTGTGGAAAACGTGCCGATTCCCCTGCGCCAGATCTGGAATCCCGACACCTGCCCGGTCGAGCTGTTGCCCTATCTGGCCTGGACATGGTCGGTTGATCGCTGGGATGAAAGCTGGTCGGAAGCCGTCAAACGAAAAGTCATCAAAGATGCGTTTTTTATCCATCGGCATAAGGGCACTATCGGCGCACTGCGCCGGGTGGTTGAACCGCTGGGTTACCTGATTCGCATCAAAGAGTGGTGGCAAACCGGCGACGTTCCCGGCACCTTCCGGCTGGATATCGGCATCCAGGAATCGGGCATTACCGAGGAGTCCTTTCAGGAACTGGAACGCCTGATTGCCGATGCCAAACCCGTCAGCCGTCAGATGTTAGGGCTGAATATCAATCTGGATACGCAAGGTACCGTCTCGCTGGGCGCCAGCTCTTACAGCGGTGACGAGTTAACCATCTACCCCTACTTCCCGGAAACCATCAGTATTTCGGGCGAAGAATTCACCGGTGGTGCGATTCATCTGATTGACGACCTGAACGTCGGCGGTTAA
- a CDS encoding phage tail protein translates to MSTKYFALLTNIGAAKLANATALGSHLAITQMAVGDGGGSLPTPTPAQTKLVNEKRRAPLNALSVDPQNTNQIIAEQVIPETEGGWWIREIGLYDSDGDLIAVANCADTYKPQLQEGSGRVQTVRMILIVNSADAITLKIDPAVVLATRQYVDDKAIEVKAYADSQLNAHITAANPHPQYAPLNSPALTGVPSAPTADKSTNSTQLATTAFVKNTALLKEQNGADIADKSAF, encoded by the coding sequence ATGAGTACAAAATACTTTGCTTTACTGACGAATATCGGCGCGGCGAAGTTGGCCAACGCCACCGCGTTGGGTAGCCATCTGGCTATCACGCAAATGGCCGTGGGCGATGGCGGCGGCAGCCTGCCAACCCCAACGCCAGCCCAAACCAAGTTGGTCAACGAGAAACGTCGTGCGCCGCTCAATGCACTGAGTGTCGATCCCCAAAACACGAACCAAATCATTGCCGAGCAGGTTATCCCTGAAACTGAAGGCGGCTGGTGGATTCGCGAAATCGGCCTGTATGACAGCGACGGCGACCTGATTGCCGTAGCAAACTGCGCCGACACCTATAAACCGCAGTTGCAAGAAGGTTCGGGCCGGGTGCAAACCGTCCGCATGATCCTGATTGTGAATAGCGCTGACGCCATCACCCTGAAAATCGACCCGGCGGTCGTGCTGGCAACACGACAATACGTTGACGATAAAGCGATTGAGGTAAAAGCGTACGCCGATAGCCAGCTCAACGCACATATCACCGCCGCCAACCCTCACCCACAGTATGCACCGCTCAACAGCCCTGCACTGACTGGCGTGCCCAGTGCCCCGACGGCAGACAAAAGCACAAACTCCACCCAACTGGCCACCACCGCATTTGTCAAAAACACCGCCTTGCTCAAAGAGCAAAACGGCGCCGATATCGCCGATAAATCGGCTTTT